Genomic DNA from Garra rufa chromosome 22, GarRuf1.0, whole genome shotgun sequence:
CAGGGACAACCTGGACATACAGATAGGGGTGTTATTCGCATCCAAGGCCATTCTGCAACTCATGGTCAGCCCGATATCGGGCACCTTCATTGACCGCGTCGGGTACGACATCCCGCTGCTGATCGGACTTATGGTCATGTTTGTTTCCACCTGTATATTTGCCTTTGCCGACAACTACGGGACCCTGTTCGTGGCGCGCAGCCTGCAGGGTCTGGGCTCGGCGTTTGCCGACACGTCTGGAATCGCAATGATCGCGGATAAATATACGGAAGAGGCGGAGAGGAGCCGCGCGCTTGGCATCGCGCTCGCGTTCATCTCGTTCGGGAGCCTCGTGGCGCCTCCGTTCGGCGGCATCCTGTATGAGTTCGCAGGTAAACGGGTCCCCTTCATAGTTCTGGCCACTGTGTGCTTGGCAGACGGCATTTTGCTCCTGACTGTGATCAAACCTTTCTCTAACAGGACGCGCGAGAACATGCCGGTCGGGACGCCCATTTACCGCCTCATGGTCGACCCGTACATCGCCGTGGTGGCGGGCGCTCTGACCGTCTGTAACATCCCGCTGGCGTTCCTCGAGCCCACCCTCTCCAACTGGATGGAGAACACGATGAACGCCACCAAGTGGGAGATGGGTCTCATCTGGCTGCCCGCGTTCTTCCCGCACGTGCTGGGGGTTTATGTAACGGTCCGGTTAGCCGCCAAGTACCCGGACCTGCAGTGGTTCTACGGCGCCCTCGGTATGGTCATCATAGGGGCCAGCTCCTGCACCGTGCCTGCTTGCAAAACCTTCGGCCAGCTGGTGTTCCCCCTGTGCGGCATCTGCTTCGGCATCGCTCTGGTGGACACGGCGCTCCTGCCCACGCTGGCCTTCCTGGTGGACGTGCGTCATGTGTCCGTCTACGGAAGCGTCTACGCCATCGCAGACATCTCTTACTCTGTCGCCTACGCGATGGGGCCCGTGGTAGCGGGTCAGATCGTACACAACCTGGGTTTCGTTCAGCTGAACCTCGGCATGGGCCTGGTCAACGTGCTTTACGCGCCGGCCTTGCTGCTGCTCCGGTACGTGTGCCAGCTGAAGCCGTCCTACTCGGAGAGAAACGTGCTGCTGGAGGAGGGGCCGACGGGACTCTATGACACCATCCGAATGGAGGAGCGCAAACTCAAGCGAAAGGGCCTGTGTACCACGACGACGAACGCGTGTCCCGTGGACGAGAACGGATTCTTCGAGCGCTCCAAATCTTACTCCGAGGAGGAATCGTCGGGACCCGAGTTCACTTAACCCTACCCTGACCCTACCAGAGATGCATCTGACACGACGCATTTATTTTAGTGAGCCAGAGATTATATCGCAAAcattcagcatctgatgtgcaatATTTATTCCCTCAGTCATGACTGTGTCCGCCCAGAGAAGTGTGTATTTGATGATTTAGAAGCTAGAACATGTGTCTCTGAGCGACATTCTGTCCAGTAGTGTGTAGAAGATGTGAGTAAATGAAGTGCGTAGCTGCGTGATGTAACTGCACAAAACCCAAATAAAACCAATGGTCATATTTCCATACATGTGCCTTTTCACTGACTGAGTCACTACTAATAAATGTGGCAAcgaataaagttttaaaaaattacaattgattaAGTATTAAGAAGGATCTTTGAAAGACACCAGAGGAATTTTGAGTCCGTCTTCATTCGTTCCATTACTTTGAATAGAAACGAAATACACAATCTGGAcctgtataatataatattgcaAAGATATATTATTTCGTAAAAACTCTGAAATAAAAGTGACATATTTTCTCTTATATGTTTTGTAACTGAATTATCATTTAGAGTCTTTTCACCACATATTGAACGATTCATTATCTCATATGGTGAAAATAAAGAGTTTATTAATCAGCATTTACACTAGTGAAACcaaatttgtggttaaaaaaatgtAGCTATACATATCACAAAGAGCATAAAAGATTTAGTCTTAAATCATAACTTGGTGGAACACAAGAAGAGCAGCAGCACCTCTGGAAACACCTGCAGCAGCATCAGCATCAGCATCAGAGCATCAGTAACGGGCGCGGATGGGCGGATGGGCGGAGTCACGGACACGCGGACACTGACCGCGACTGAAAGACGCTTGACGCGCTGCTGGAGAAACAGACGCGTGACGGACAGACACCGATCACACAGGTGAGCGGCTCTCTGCTATATATGAGCTCATTCATTCTGCTGAACTTAGTAAAGTTTATAAAGGAATCATTtgtttttgaatttatttctcTAGTGATTAGTATTTGTGGCATACTTTTACAATAGTTTTGCTGTTCTCTCACTGTACACCTGACTCAAGCTGCCATTGATGATTCCCAGTTTTTTTCTCAGatggttaaattaatttttttaaataagagcCAAGAAAGTGATGTTTCGGATGTATCTGATCTGCTAGACTGTTCCGGTGATTTATTGATGAAGAACATCATCACCATCGAAGCTTCACTGTTGTTCAAGTGCGACTATACAAGCACTTAAAGCATTACATTAGCGcctatttttatattgtttagtCAATTTTATTGACCAATCAATTAGATTTAATTGAAATTGGAATAGGTAAAAGTCTATAATTGCTTTATACAAGGATTCAGCTCCATCCATCACACTAAAACAATCGCTGTTATCTGTAATAGAACTGAGTCCAAATATGATCTGATAGACAAAGTGGGGGATGTTGTATTTGGTTATTATTCCTAATATAATTCAGATGTAAGAATGTTTCCGACTGATGGTAATGTTGAGGGTGTTTGACAATCTCTACAGGACAGAGTTTGCAGTGAACTCAGGAGCTCATGATGCCTGTCCTGAAGAGAGAAACAGCCGAAGCCCACAGCGACTGCAATGTAAGCAAATAAATATGGATTCGGTTTGCTTTGATTATTGCcaaaaagacaaatgaagtcTGCTTACCCTACAGATGTGTTGAGCTAGACTTGATGTAACATCATGACCTGTTGTCAGCTGGGCAACTATAAAAGTCTCTTTAGAGAAGCTTAGTTCTTGTCCAAAGATCTGAAAGAATCCCAGACACACATCATCTGATTTTACTGTCCCTGTTTTTATATTCTGATGCAACACAACAGCTTTCATTCATGTGATTTACAACATGTAT
This window encodes:
- the slc18a3b gene encoding probable vesicular acetylcholine transporter-B, producing the protein MESDGSAGLAKSAALKLSEMGERTKQLGSAMQDPDRQRRLILVIVCVALLLDNMLYMVIVPIIPDYLADLESEQAARTHANSSLTKANRDNLDIQIGVLFASKAILQLMVSPISGTFIDRVGYDIPLLIGLMVMFVSTCIFAFADNYGTLFVARSLQGLGSAFADTSGIAMIADKYTEEAERSRALGIALAFISFGSLVAPPFGGILYEFAGKRVPFIVLATVCLADGILLLTVIKPFSNRTRENMPVGTPIYRLMVDPYIAVVAGALTVCNIPLAFLEPTLSNWMENTMNATKWEMGLIWLPAFFPHVLGVYVTVRLAAKYPDLQWFYGALGMVIIGASSCTVPACKTFGQLVFPLCGICFGIALVDTALLPTLAFLVDVRHVSVYGSVYAIADISYSVAYAMGPVVAGQIVHNLGFVQLNLGMGLVNVLYAPALLLLRYVCQLKPSYSERNVLLEEGPTGLYDTIRMEERKLKRKGLCTTTTNACPVDENGFFERSKSYSEEESSGPEFT